A genomic window from Silene latifolia isolate original U9 population chromosome Y, ASM4854445v1, whole genome shotgun sequence includes:
- the LOC141630816 gene encoding uncharacterized protein LOC141630816 — translation MAPFEALYGRRCRSPVCWDEPGDVLALGPDVIAATIDRVQLIQSRMKAAQDRQKSYADVRRRPLEFEVSDLVFLRVSPMKGVKRFGIKGKLSPKFIGPYPIVERVGEVAYKLKLPASMGKTHDVFHVSQLRKYVSDPAHVIEPEVLEIEPDLTYEERPIRITDRKEKRLRNKVVPLVKVLWRCNRFEEETWETESSMRIKHPHLFD, via the coding sequence ATGGCTCCTTTTGAGGCTCTTTACGGACGTCGTTGCCGTAgccctgtgtgttgggatgaACCTGGAGATGTGTTGGCCCTTGGACCAGATGTGATTGCTGCCACTATCGATCGAGTTCAGTTGATCCAGTCCCGTATGAAAGCTGCCCAGGATCGTCAGaagtcttatgccgatgttcgccgtcgaccttTGGAGTTCGAGGTTAGTGATTTGGTTTTCCTGAGGGTGTCTCCAATGAAAGGAGTGAAACGGTTTGGAATTAAaggcaagcttagtcctaagttcataggaccatatccGATCGTTGAGAGAGTTGGCGAAGTGGCTTACAAGCTCAAGCTACCCGCTTCGATGGGTAAGACTCACGACGTGTTCCATGTATCCCAGCTGAGGAAGTACGTAAGTGACCCCGCGCATGTGATCGAACCAGAAGTTTTAGAGATCGAACCAGACCTGACCTATGAGGAGAGACCGATCCGGATAACTGATAGGAAGGAAAAACGCCTTAGGAATAAAGTGGTGCCTTTAGTGAAGGTTCTCTGGCGTTGCAACCGCTTCGAGGAGGAGACTTGGGAGACCGAATCTTCTATGCGCATTAAGCACCCTCACCTCTTCGATTAA